A single genomic interval of Camelus ferus isolate YT-003-E chromosome 24, BCGSAC_Cfer_1.0, whole genome shotgun sequence harbors:
- the SYT4 gene encoding synaptotagmin-4 isoform X2, with amino-acid sequence MAPIASSREEFDEIPTVVGIFSAFGLVFTVSLFAWICCQRKSSKSNKTPPYKFVHVLKGVDIYPENLNSKKKFGADEKNEVKNTPAAPKNSLHLDLEKRDLNGNFPKTNLKAGSPSDLENVTPKLSSEGEKEAVSPDSLKSSTSLASDEKQEKLGALVFSLEYNFEKKAFMVNIKEARGLPAMDEQSMTSDPYIKMTILPEKKHKVKTRVLRKTLDPAFDETFTFYGIPYTQIQELALHFTILSFDRFSRDDIIGEVLIPLAGIELTGGKMLMNREIIKRNVRSSGRGELLISLCYQSTTNTLTVVVLKARHLPKSDVSGLSDPYVKVNLYHAKKRISKKKTHVKKCTPNAVFNELFVFDIPCEGLEEISVEFLVLDSERGSRNEVIGRLVLGAAAEGTGGEHWKEICDYPRRQIAKWHVLCDG; translated from the exons ATGGCTCCGATCGCTAGCAGCCGGGAAGAATTTG atgaaatcCCCACGGTGGTGGGGATCTTCAGTGCGTTCGGCCTGGTCTTCACAGTCTCTCTGTTTGCATGGATCTGCTGTCAGAGAAAATCATCCAAGTCTAACAAGACTCCTCCGTATAAGTTTGTGCATGTGCTAAAGGGAGTTGACATTTACCCCGAAAACCTAAACAGCAAAAAGAAGTTTGgagcagatgagaaaaatgaagtaaagaaTACACCAGCTGCGCCAAAGAATTCACTGCATCTTGACCTTGAGAAGAGAGATCTAAATGGAAATTTTCCCAAAACAAACCTCAAAGCTGGCAGCCCCTCTGATTTGGAGAATGTGACCCCAAAGCTCTCTTCAGAAGGTGAAAAAGAGGCAGTTTCCCCTGATAGTTTAAAGTCCAGCACTTCTCTTGCATCAGATGAGAAACAAGAGAAGCTGGGCGCCCTCGTCTTCTCCTTAGAGTACAACTTTGAGAAGAAAGCATTCATGGTAAATATCAAGGAAGCCCGCGGCTTGCCGGCCATGGACGAGCAGTCGATGACCTCTGACCCATACATCAAAATGACGATTCTCCCAGAGAAGAAGCACAAAGTGAAAACCAGAGTTCTGAGAAAGACCTTGGACCCAGCTTTTGATGAGACCTTCACATTCTATGGGATCCCCTACACCCAGATCCAAGAGCTGGCCTTACATTTCACGATCTTGAGTTTTGACAGGTTTTCAAGGGATGATATCATTGGAGAAGTCCTTATTCCTCTCGCAGGAATTGAATTAACTGGTGGAAAAATGTTAATGAACAGAGAAATTATCAAGAGAAATGTTAGG TCTTCAGGACGGGGCGAGTTACTGATCTCTCTCTGCTATCAGTCCACCACAAATACTCTcactgtggtggttttaaaagcACGGCATCTGCCTAAATCTGATGTGTCTGGACTTTCAG ATCCCTACGTCAAAGTGAACCTGTACCATGCCAAAAAAAGAATCTCCAAAAAGAAGACTCATGTGAAGAAATGCACCCCCAATGCAGTGTTTAATGAACTGTTTGTCTTTGATATTCCTTGcgagggtcttgaagagataagTGTTGAATTTCTGGTTTTGGATTCTGAAAGGGGATCCCGAAATGAAGTCATCGGGCGGTTGGTCctgggagcagcagcagagggaaCCGGCGGAGAGCACTGGAAAGAGATCTGCGACTATCCCAGGAGACAGATCGCCAAGTGGCACGTTCTCTGTGACGGTTAG
- the SYT4 gene encoding synaptotagmin-4 isoform X1: protein MAPIASSREEFDEIPTVVGIFSAFGLVFTVSLFAWICCQRKSSKSNKTPPYKFVHVLKGVDIYPENLNSKKKFGADEKNEVKNTPAAPKNSLHLDLEKRDLNGNFPKTNLKAGSPSDLENVTPKLSSEGEKEAVSPDSLKSSTSLASDEKQEKLGALVFSLEYNFEKKAFMVNIKEARGLPAMDEQSMTSDPYIKMTILPEKKHKVKTRVLRKTLDPAFDETFTFYGIPYTQIQELALHFTILSFDRFSRDDIIGEVLIPLAGIELTGGKMLMNREIIKRNVRKSSGRGELLISLCYQSTTNTLTVVVLKARHLPKSDVSGLSDPYVKVNLYHAKKRISKKKTHVKKCTPNAVFNELFVFDIPCEGLEEISVEFLVLDSERGSRNEVIGRLVLGAAAEGTGGEHWKEICDYPRRQIAKWHVLCDG from the exons ATGGCTCCGATCGCTAGCAGCCGGGAAGAATTTG atgaaatcCCCACGGTGGTGGGGATCTTCAGTGCGTTCGGCCTGGTCTTCACAGTCTCTCTGTTTGCATGGATCTGCTGTCAGAGAAAATCATCCAAGTCTAACAAGACTCCTCCGTATAAGTTTGTGCATGTGCTAAAGGGAGTTGACATTTACCCCGAAAACCTAAACAGCAAAAAGAAGTTTGgagcagatgagaaaaatgaagtaaagaaTACACCAGCTGCGCCAAAGAATTCACTGCATCTTGACCTTGAGAAGAGAGATCTAAATGGAAATTTTCCCAAAACAAACCTCAAAGCTGGCAGCCCCTCTGATTTGGAGAATGTGACCCCAAAGCTCTCTTCAGAAGGTGAAAAAGAGGCAGTTTCCCCTGATAGTTTAAAGTCCAGCACTTCTCTTGCATCAGATGAGAAACAAGAGAAGCTGGGCGCCCTCGTCTTCTCCTTAGAGTACAACTTTGAGAAGAAAGCATTCATGGTAAATATCAAGGAAGCCCGCGGCTTGCCGGCCATGGACGAGCAGTCGATGACCTCTGACCCATACATCAAAATGACGATTCTCCCAGAGAAGAAGCACAAAGTGAAAACCAGAGTTCTGAGAAAGACCTTGGACCCAGCTTTTGATGAGACCTTCACATTCTATGGGATCCCCTACACCCAGATCCAAGAGCTGGCCTTACATTTCACGATCTTGAGTTTTGACAGGTTTTCAAGGGATGATATCATTGGAGAAGTCCTTATTCCTCTCGCAGGAATTGAATTAACTGGTGGAAAAATGTTAATGAACAGAGAAATTATCAAGAGAAATGTTAGG AAGTCTTCAGGACGGGGCGAGTTACTGATCTCTCTCTGCTATCAGTCCACCACAAATACTCTcactgtggtggttttaaaagcACGGCATCTGCCTAAATCTGATGTGTCTGGACTTTCAG ATCCCTACGTCAAAGTGAACCTGTACCATGCCAAAAAAAGAATCTCCAAAAAGAAGACTCATGTGAAGAAATGCACCCCCAATGCAGTGTTTAATGAACTGTTTGTCTTTGATATTCCTTGcgagggtcttgaagagataagTGTTGAATTTCTGGTTTTGGATTCTGAAAGGGGATCCCGAAATGAAGTCATCGGGCGGTTGGTCctgggagcagcagcagagggaaCCGGCGGAGAGCACTGGAAAGAGATCTGCGACTATCCCAGGAGACAGATCGCCAAGTGGCACGTTCTCTGTGACGGTTAG